The segment TATGGTGTCAATGTTGCACGGCTTGCTggtatgtgaattttttttctaagtatgTCTGACTTGATTTCTCTTTTGTGGTCTAATGAGGGTTTTTTTGGGTCGAATGGCAACTGAAGTCTATAAACTTAGGTCTCCATTCGTTTCAGTTTTAGCTTATTAAGCCACATTCGTTTACCTCCACTCTTTTCAGGACTTCCTGATGATGTGCTTCACAGAGCTGCTGCAAAATCTGAGGCGCTTGAGCTTTATGGCCACAATAAGCAATCTGAAGAAAACCCTTCTGAGAATTTGACAGGAAAGACAGCAATACTGctccaaaatttgataaatttggTTGAACACAATAAATATGACGACAACGACAACAACGGTGTGATTGATGAGCTGAGTGGACTGCAGAACAGAGCAAGAATACTCCttgaacaaaattaaaaaaaaaaaagcaatctTAATGTACAGTGCCTATATGTGCATTCTTACTCCCTAGAGTATTTCTAGATGACACTGCAACTATTTTCAGTTGCCAATTTTGTATAGAAACATGTCAGCCCTTTGATTAAGGTTGCTATTAgaattaacaaaagaaattgtGCCAAGTTCTGTTTTTCTTTCCCACAACATGATCAAAGAGAGTATTGGCCTCTGGTGGAGGGATTTGGGTAGGTTGTCTCTATCCAGTTTGTAGCTACTTATAATAAACTAATCAAAACAACCTTGTTTGTTGGCAGTATCTAACTATTTTTGaagattgtatttttttcagATGACTTGGATCTCGAGATTAGTTAGGGCCAGGGTCGTTGGCCTACATTGAAATATACAAGTATTTCCCTTTCGTACTTGTCATTGTAACTAAGCTATTAAGTAATAGCATAAGTTGGTAGTAGTTGTTTGGTAAAAGAAGCAatgaaattgtatatattaCTATAATCATATAATTGATTTGTAAAACTTTTAATTACTCTCCACGtgtatgaagaagaaaaaaattagataagCATCAGTTCAATGCTTAGAAATACAAATTACActgttaataaaaaaagaatatgcaaaTTGAACACTTGTATTAGTTGTCTTAGTCAGAATTAGATAGCCTGTCTTCTGAATcctgaataaagaaaaaaaaaaacatttagattatattatgatgtagcTAAGTTAACGAACAGGAAGTTGAAAATGATTGagttgacaaaaaataaaaaagattaccAGATAATGATGTCTAATGATAATCTGTATTCTTGTGATTAACATTAGTATAATGTACATGGGCAAGAGTATTCCAGTTGATTTAATAATTAGCAACTGCAAAATAATAAGACAAATTAGGTTGTTAGTTACTAAGTAGTTGTGATAAAAGGTTAAGTTGGTACCAAATTATTAATCTATTACATAAAAACATCATAATCAAAAAAAAGTTAGTTTACTTACTGTAGGAAGTGTAAAGGGATAGTTTTTTGCTCCTCCATTCATCACCTCTAACAAATGTCTCATCATAAGCAGAATTGTGAACTGCcaaattaaatcatatattaatttttttttataaaaaatatcatattaatgatcaaaataattaattaatatccaCGCAGTATCACGAACTAGTTCATTATGTATATTTGCATGTGGTAGATAACCAAAATTGGCTGTTTTAGGTTCATGTTTTAGGTGCAAATCGCAAGAATAatgtataaatgaaataataacttaaatgttggtttaatttcaataaataataaaatatgaaaaaaacacATGTGTTTTTGGAGTTGTCAATAAAAGGTAAATTGCGTTAATTAACCGTCAAGATTTCCAATCTTTTAACCATTTAATGTTATTCacattactttttctttatttcgtAATTAGTTACTACGTCTCAATTCTAAATAAGTACTTACGATAAGAGCAATAGTTCGACAGCAAGACGCGCTTCTATCAGCAGCTTGTGAGCATTCATAATACTGAGTACTCCTCACCAGCATTTCTCTTTCTTCTGATTCTGAATCCGACTCTACTCTTTCCCTTCCGTTTTCTATATCTGCTTCTACGCTTCCTCTATATATCGCAACAttatttcaaacatattaatagcgtaaacaaatatttacatAACAACCATAAGTAAATTGAATTAGTTATTCAAATTAACCTAACATAATGTTttatgtaaattaattaaattcttaaaCCTGTACGATTAATTTAAATACTAAATCCTATGTCGgataaaacaatattattaaGTGTGTATTTAAGTACAATACAATGAAGGAGacaaatacaatattttatcttaaacaaaatacaacaaaagCTTGTCTAAAATTATAATGTGACAAATGAAAAGGtccttttttctactttttaattgaaaaaaagaaagacaaaTTTAACTATTTAAGATTGGTGGAATACCTAATAATTGCAgctgtattattattattattatcaaccAAGTGGGCCTTCTTCTTAGGAGGTGGAGCCGTATATCCTGGTTCAAATTTCTGCAAcgttataaaagaaaaaaaaaacatttaaaattaaatttataaatttaaatgttaatatgatattatatgtataaaattagttaaaacTATATAAAGATAATGCATGAACAGTTTAAACAGAATGACAAATgagataattaaaaaagaattaatacaaaaattggTGGCTTAAATTAAACGTCAAAGGAATAAGCAGATAAATATCTTAGTTTATATATTTCGTTTTCTGTAATATTGAAAAGAAAGCGTGTTCTAATTTCTGTCATAAGTGAATTATCTATTGTTTATTTCGAATTTTAcgtgatattattattataaaaattattaatttttataaaaaaaaaatatcttattttgttttgtaaaaTGAACTGGTACCCCTGACCCATTTTtgtagagagaaaaaaaacagaGGAAGCAACCTTAAACCACAACAAAAGGAATTGTTCGGATAATAAgcattttttaacttttaatttaaaattgtggGTTCgagtagaaaagaaaaaggatgaatcgatgagaaaaaaaaatcaaaatggtTTCAGATTAATttgttcttataaaaaaaaaagagaatttgtTTGTTACCTGTAAACAAATTTCGCAAATTGTGTTTCCTTTTTCATTACACCATTTTTGAATACAATCCCTGTGTGCAAACTGtacataaacaaacaaaaaatatatctgatcactagaagaaaaaaaaaattaaaaatctgaaaaattaaaaaaaaaaacttaatcaCCAGAAGCTAATTTAAAtggtaattaattaactaataattacCTTAACAGTTCCAGAACATGCACATGGAGCTTCTAATTTCTTACAACTTTCGAATTCTTCGTCATGGCAAATTCTACATAaatatgttgaagaagaaaaaaattcataatcatcaacatatattatCACTTCTCCCAtcttaattttgcttttttttttggtaaaaaaaataattattataatctctttgagtgttttttttttttgttctttcctttctttctctgttttcttcattttctttggAGTCTTCACAGAGTTTTTATAAATATACCAAGAAGATGGAGTGTGAAATGACGAAACTGCCCTTGTTCGGAATTTTCAAATGAAACTAACTTCATAGCTACAACTTTGTACCACATGTTCCTAAAGTTGGACATAATCAATACGcgtttaaacaaattaaattaaatctttttagaatcttcgaaaaataaaaattttattttttgcattttccACCTCTTATGATTAAGCAATTATCCATCATAATTCATTACATGCAGACTTCGATTTTATTTTGGCTTAATACATTGACCTGTCCCCCCCTCATACTTGTCACTATCtttcattttaatgttttaagtatagtttatttcaattaagcattaaatatatgataaaatattttttatcatatttatcttAAATGCTTGTTACATATATGAGTTAATCAATAGAGATGTGTTATGATTTGTCATTACACACATCATTTTTAATTGAAACATGTTTGAgtttttatgattaattaaaattaatgtacAGTGGAGAATTATTTTATAGGtaagaatataaagaatatgggtccataaatatttcatgtatatatttttttgaatttgttataTGTAGACACTCCTgtgaaaaagttaaataatgTACTTGATTAAAAGTTGAGTTATTTACCTAAAAGATTAGGAATCAATTCCcactatatatgatttttttttcctaaacaTATTCTAGAAATCTTAGATTCGACCTCGActaattcatataataaaagaaggTGAAATATTTGATTAACTACTCATCTACGTATTGAGCATTTGAGTATACGCACAAaaagttcttcaaattttgaacaatgaatatattttttcatatgttCAAGTGTTTAATCGAAGCAGTCGATAATTTAAATGTCTAAATTATACAAACGGATTAATTTAACTTCTTGTTAGGGGATAATTGAAGCAGCAGAAATTCAATTATCACTAACGTTAGCATTTGGTGCGCTgcctttttattcaaattttaaatttatgtacgTACGTACGTATATATCATTaaagatactttttttttactgatttaatagaaaataatttatatgagtAAGTAAGTATTGATAAGCTATCATTAATCTAGTTTAGCTTaagaaggagaaaattaaagttaGTTTACCCACTTTAAAGCATTATTATATCTTTTCCACAAACTAACTTACCAACCCACCTTATACCTCACTCATTAATTCCTATAACAAAGATAAATTaaacatttatttaaaaaaattaaggatcagaagaatatattttttaaaaaaaataacgttAATTATGCTTATTTGTTCAATACTAATACTATTCAATGAATTAAgtgttattaattaattatgtaaataattttatttaaaacgcTTAACCTAATTTGGCATGTTACTTGCTTTTTGATGAGGTTGTCGATTCTTGTATAGTCTAAACGcgtatatataattaattccTCAATGAAATATTAATGGATAAAACATAAATTCTTACTTGTTATAGAAAATCCAAACATGTGAAACACGAAAGGAGCTTGTTgcttgaaaattgaaattaaatatatagaaaaagaatatgaaaggtatatttttgtttcgtgattgagttattttcaataatataaggattcaatttatttttaaaaaataaacatcatcGGAGACAAAAGAAAATGCAACAtctattaataaaagaaatttggATGAACCCTTCAACCCGTCTAACTTGGTCCTATTTGTATGAATACTGGAGTCATTTGGTGTGaggataaaaataaagagtgatcgaataaaatttttatatcttgTTTGATTGTCATGTTTAGAATAACTTGTCTCACTATTTATATCATAATGATTGGATAAGTTATCCATTACACGATGGGATAAATTATCTCAGAATAACTAATCTCGAAATAACTTGTTCTCAACCAAACGATACTTGAGTGATTGTTTGATACTCTCTCTGTTGCGCTTTTCGAATGTCATTTTGAccaatttttaaagttaaattagattacatgaATTCgatactttaaaaaaaagttagatgataaaaaactatatgaaaagtactataaattacaattttttatattaatatgatgaaaaaatacatctcaaaatgttagtcaaagtttttttaagttaactctaaaaatagaaatcataacaattaaaaaagaacaGAAGGAGTATGAAATATGAAAGATAAAGAcagataaaattatttcataaattgGAATGTTCATGAACTTAATTATTCTAaatcattataatattataGTGGAATAACAAATTTGATGGACTAATATCGAAATATCCCtaatcaaacacaaaataaaatattttttaaaattattaatttatatccCTAATACTAAAATGACCCTTAGTGTCAACTAACAACATATGAAAACTCAAATGAGTAAAGTAGAGTATGTAATTAACTAAAAGGTGGAGGGTAATCAaggatatttaattttaattttaataaaaatgggAACAAATTATGCATTATATAAGCAGAGAGTCCCAAagttaattttgtgatttaattGTCTACCTGTAAtccattttgaattttgtaaagCTGTTTGATTGATTGCTGATGAACGGCTATAAATAGTTCGGCTgccaacaatttttaaaaactttgtgggacctatttatttaaattattatccAAAAAATAGCAACGCGCTCTCACCGtagaaaaaagagaaatgatTCTGTAGGGACCATTTCGACGGCCCATGATGTCCGAACACCCAACGCACGAGGCTTgcctaattatttttatatattaaatttctcagttaattttattgatgatcataatttttattaaatgaatgatacttaataataagttataatattatatatatttaaattttaattattgtatatcaaaagtatcaaaatttataatttattttatcatatattctCTGAATTATTATTTCAAGAATAATAACTCTTACGTGGTATATTTAGCAGATATATCTCGTATTTAATAGATAtgtattgagatatgatgtatcttttataaataaagataatataattgtaacacagtgtataaaaatattaaacgaATGTATCGAgacaaacatattttatattaataaatataatatattcaaaaacaatatattaaaatattaaataatgtatcTAAAATCCTTCGATTTAAAGAATTTCTATAATTTGACAAAAAGAGTAAGAATAAAATGTTGCTATTAACATTCTCGGATATGTTgcaatttttatcattattatattttattatttgtgacaatttaatgaatttataaaaGTGATTTTTCTTTAGTCGTCTAGATTATTtctaaaagttaaatatatttttaaattattatagatATTCTTCGTTATATTTTAGAGATATTGATgtctttattatttaaaaactaAAGCATATATATTCTTTATACTAACGGACATACACGTGTTATGATCTTATCTATCGATCCGATATCGAGTCTATGGATAAGATTATATCATATGTTCCTATTTAGTGTACCGTTGTGAATAACATATATGTTCTGGTTTTGGACAGTGAAAACATCAATATACCAAAAGTATGACGGATGATATCCGCATATAATTTATACGATAATtcgagaatatatatatatagatatatattttttccctttttctaaaaagaacacattttaattaatgtatataattgtaaGTTATGGTGGATATTTTTGATAGGAGGGAATGTTGATTGGTGACATGTATACTTATCTTCTTCTCGTTCTTATCACGTCTCTCTAATCCTAAACCCCACTGGGTGAGTGGGTGGATGGGTCCCTACAAATCCAAATGGAAACATCAGAAAAGTGGGAAACAAATTGAAATTCATAGCAAAACAAACGAGAATAATAGTACAGTTTATAAACATATTATTTGGATTGGCACATTATGagataaagcaaaaaaaatatattgactGAGTCACACAATTGGCTATATTAGGACATGTGAGGACTCAACAAAGTATGAGTTGTTTTACGATgaatcttcaaaatcaaaaatgtTACATgac is part of the Solanum lycopersicum chromosome 1, SLM_r2.1 genome and harbors:
- the LOC101244523 gene encoding uncharacterized protein, translating into MKKTEKERKEQKKKTLKEIIIIIFFTKKKSKIKMGEVIIYVDDYEFFSSSTYLCRICHDEEFESCKKLEAPCACSGTVKFAHRDCIQKWCNEKGNTICEICLQKFEPGYTAPPPKKKAHLVDNNNNNTAAIIRGSVEADIENGRERVESDSESEEREMLVRSTQYYECSQAADRSASCCRTIALIFTILLMMRHLLEVMNGGAKNYPFTLPTLLIIKSTGILLPMYIILMLITRIQIIIRHHYLDSEDRLSNSD